The sequence below is a genomic window from Salicibibacter cibarius.
ACATACGGTAAAAGCAATGGTCAGAAAGGAAGAGCAGGTAGAGGAGCTGAAGCAATCAGGTGTAGAAGCTGTTTTGGGTGATCTGGAAGGCAGTGTGGACGGGCTTGTTAAAGTGGCTAAAGGCTGTGAAGCAGTTATTTTCACAGCTGGTTCAGGAGGTCACACCGGTCCGGATAAAACCATGATAATTGATTTGGATGGGGCTATTAAATCGATGGAAGCTGCTGAGCAAACTGGTGCAAAGCGCTTTGTAATGGTTAGCGCCATCCACAGAAATAAAAGGAAGTACTGGTCGGATAAACTTGTCCATTATTCAGCAGCAAAGCATTATGCCGATAGATTCCTGCAGGCAAGTAACTTGAACCATACAATTCTTCGTCCGGGTGGTCTGTTAAAT
It includes:
- a CDS encoding SDR family oxidoreductase produces the protein MKILLIGANGQIGTHLVDQLQNSDKHTVKAMVRKEEQVEELKQSGVEAVLGDLEGSVDGLVKVAKGCEAVIFTAGSGGHTGPDKTMIIDLDGAIKSMEAAEQTGAKRFVMVSAIHRNKRKYWSDKLVHYSAAKHYADRFLQASNLNHTILRPGGLLNEPGTGKIKAGNYVERDTIPREDVAQTAIAALDEESTYKRAFDLVTGKTGIREALKNI